A single Solidesulfovibrio fructosivorans JJ] DNA region contains:
- a CDS encoding EI24 domain-containing protein: MRSHSITGRGAAPAGTRPGCDRTVGDAAKGENASMLTTFPKGLYAHVRGFRFALAHKGYLALTAIPFVLTLALFAAGVWLFAANDDRLLALIWSPRTAGAGEALGALYWLYVHVAKALLYGLVFVLSYFLFMVVANVLASPIYDAIAGGMIRKLRGNDAGHENALPWWRVMLEQAKQAAFVALVPLVLVFVPVVGQILAPLVAAALLAFEFIDFAYARDEPRFAVRLRAMAARPLTLLGFGLPLLVPVLNIVLFPCAICGATLLYLDGPGRGDGPPRAK, from the coding sequence TTGCGCTCGCACAGTATAACCGGTCGCGGCGCGGCCCCGGCCGGCACGCGCCCGGGCTGTGACCGGACCGTGGGCGACGCCGCCAAAGGGGAGAACGCCTCCATGCTCACCACCTTTCCCAAGGGGCTTTACGCCCACGTGCGCGGCTTCCGGTTCGCCCTGGCCCACAAAGGTTATCTGGCCCTCACGGCCATTCCCTTTGTCCTGACCCTGGCTCTGTTCGCGGCCGGGGTGTGGCTTTTCGCCGCCAACGATGACCGGCTGCTGGCCCTAATCTGGTCGCCCCGGACGGCCGGAGCCGGCGAGGCCCTTGGCGCGCTTTACTGGCTGTACGTCCATGTAGCCAAGGCGCTGCTCTACGGGCTGGTCTTCGTGCTGTCCTATTTCCTCTTTATGGTTGTGGCCAACGTCCTGGCCTCGCCCATCTACGACGCCATTGCCGGCGGCATGATCCGCAAGCTGCGCGGCAACGACGCCGGCCACGAAAATGCCCTGCCCTGGTGGCGGGTGATGCTCGAGCAGGCCAAGCAGGCCGCGTTCGTGGCTCTCGTTCCCCTGGTCCTCGTCTTCGTGCCCGTCGTCGGGCAGATCCTCGCCCCCCTGGTCGCGGCGGCGCTGCTCGCGTTCGAATTCATCGATTTCGCCTATGCCCGGGACGAACCCCGCTTCGCCGTGCGCCTTAGGGCCATGGCCGCCCGTCCCCTGACCCTGCTCGGTTTCGGCCTGCCTCTGCTCGTGCCGGTGCTCAACATCGTCCTGTTCCCCTGCGCCATCTGCGGCGCGACGCTGCTCTACCTGGACGGCCCCGGCCGTGGCGACGGTCCTCCCCGCGCCAAATGA
- a CDS encoding potassium transporter Kup, with amino-acid sequence MSQHGPQSGKRSLSHTAALAFGALGVVYGDIGTSPLYAMKECFYGMHAIAVTRDNIFGVLSLFFWSLTMVITIKYVLFILAADNKGEGGIFALGELLPKERGHRQVRALLTFLALCGAGLLYGDGVITPAISVLSAVEGLNVATTAAQPLVVPITCVILFGLFMAQRHGTAGIAKIFGPVMLVWFVVLAVLGIKEILNAPEVLAAVNPWHAVKFFERNHLHGVLVLGAVVLCITGGEALYADLGHFGRRPIQLSWLTIVFPCLLINYFGQGAGLLLDPANAANPFYTLVPDALLYPMAALSTVATVIASQALISGVFSLTRQAIQLGWCPRLRIVHTSSAMEGQIYIPEVNFALMWACIGLTLAFEESSRLAAAYGIAVTATMGITSVLYFFVARWTWNQPLWRVLPPVLVFLVFDLAFFGANLLKIADGGWLPLVIAALVVMCMATWRDGRLALRQISLAATVPLRTFLGEVTAKEPLRVPGTAVFMSLSPQGTPVTLLHHYKHNKVFHQSVVILTITASDTPYVPEDNRLEIQELGMGFFRILARYGFMETPDVPKIMTRARATGIPIDPPSDTTFFLGRESLLTTGKARMAGFRKSLFALMSRNARPATAYFGLPPGRVVELGVQVEL; translated from the coding sequence ATGAGCCAGCACGGGCCGCAATCCGGCAAACGTTCCCTGTCCCATACCGCCGCCCTGGCCTTCGGGGCTCTCGGGGTGGTGTACGGCGACATCGGCACAAGCCCGCTGTACGCCATGAAAGAGTGCTTTTACGGCATGCACGCCATCGCCGTGACCCGGGACAACATCTTCGGCGTGCTGTCCCTTTTTTTCTGGTCCCTGACCATGGTCATCACCATCAAGTACGTGCTGTTCATCCTGGCCGCCGACAACAAGGGCGAGGGCGGCATTTTCGCCCTGGGCGAGCTTCTGCCCAAGGAGCGGGGACATCGTCAGGTGCGGGCCTTGCTGACCTTTCTGGCCCTTTGCGGCGCGGGGCTGCTCTACGGCGACGGGGTCATCACCCCGGCCATCTCCGTGCTGTCGGCCGTGGAAGGCTTAAACGTGGCCACGACCGCCGCCCAGCCCCTGGTCGTGCCCATCACCTGCGTGATCCTGTTCGGCCTGTTCATGGCCCAGCGCCACGGCACGGCCGGCATCGCCAAGATCTTCGGCCCGGTCATGCTGGTGTGGTTCGTGGTCCTGGCCGTCCTCGGCATCAAGGAAATCCTGAACGCGCCGGAAGTGCTGGCCGCCGTCAATCCCTGGCACGCGGTCAAATTCTTCGAGCGCAACCATCTGCACGGCGTGCTGGTCCTCGGCGCGGTGGTCCTGTGCATCACCGGCGGCGAGGCGCTCTACGCCGACCTCGGCCATTTCGGCCGCCGGCCCATCCAGCTCTCCTGGCTCACCATCGTCTTCCCCTGCCTGCTCATCAACTATTTCGGCCAGGGAGCCGGCCTGCTCCTCGATCCGGCCAACGCCGCCAACCCGTTTTACACCCTCGTGCCAGACGCCTTGCTCTACCCCATGGCCGCCTTGTCCACCGTGGCCACGGTCATCGCCTCCCAGGCGCTCATATCCGGCGTTTTTTCCCTGACCCGGCAGGCCATCCAGCTCGGCTGGTGCCCCAGGCTCCGCATCGTGCACACCTCGAGCGCCATGGAAGGCCAGATCTACATCCCCGAGGTCAATTTCGCCCTCATGTGGGCCTGCATCGGCCTGACCCTGGCCTTCGAGGAATCCAGCCGCCTGGCCGCCGCCTACGGCATCGCGGTCACGGCCACCATGGGCATCACCTCGGTCCTGTACTTCTTCGTGGCCCGCTGGACCTGGAACCAGCCCCTTTGGCGGGTCCTGCCGCCGGTCCTCGTCTTTCTGGTCTTCGACCTGGCCTTTTTCGGAGCCAACCTGCTCAAGATCGCCGACGGCGGCTGGCTGCCGCTGGTCATCGCCGCCTTGGTGGTCATGTGCATGGCCACCTGGCGCGACGGCAGGCTGGCGCTACGCCAGATATCCCTGGCCGCGACAGTGCCGCTGCGGACCTTTCTCGGCGAGGTGACGGCCAAGGAACCCCTGCGGGTTCCGGGCACGGCCGTGTTCATGTCCCTCTCTCCCCAGGGCACGCCCGTGACGCTGCTGCACCACTACAAGCACAACAAGGTCTTCCACCAAAGCGTGGTCATCCTCACCATCACCGCCTCCGACACGCCCTACGTGCCCGAGGACAACCGGCTGGAAATCCAGGAACTGGGCATGGGCTTTTTCCGCATCCTGGCCCGCTACGGCTTCATGGAAACCCCGGACGTCCCCAAAATCATGACCCGGGCCCGGGCCACGGGCATCCCCATCGACCCGCCTTCGGACACCACGTTCTTCCTGGGCCGCGAAAGCCTGCTCACCACGGGCAAGGCCCGCATGGCCGGGTTCCGCAAATCGCTTTTCGCGCTCATGTCCCGCAACGCCCGCCCGGCCACGGCCTACTTCGGCCTGCCGCCGGGACGCGTGGTGGAACT